CGGGATCGACCGCGCGGGACGCGACGAAACTTCTCGAACCACTGCGCGACCTGTTCGCCGCGATGTTCTTCGTGGTGATCGGGCTGAGCACCGATCCGGCCGACATCCCGCCGGTGCTGGGTTGGGCGACGGTGTTGGCCGCAGTAACCACCGTGACCAAGCTGGCCACGGGCTGGTGGGCGGCCCGGCAGCACCAGGTGGGCCGGATGGGTCGGGCGCGTGCTGGTGCCGCACTGGTTGCGCGTGGCGAGTTTTCGATCGTGGTGGCGGGTTTGGCCCTGGCCGCGGGGGCCGTCGCCGCCGAGCTGGCGACCTTGGCCACGGCGTACGTGTTGCTGATGGCTGTGTTGGGTCCGGTGGTGGCCCGGCTGGTGGAACCCGCAGTGCGGCTGGTCGGTACGGCTAGTAGGAGCGTCGTCGACTGCTGAGCGTGGCCAGCTCCAGCTCGAACAGGAGGTCGGCCCATTCCGCCCGTTCCGGGACACCGATCCGGCTTCCGCGGGTCACCACCCGCGCGATGATCACTGCCAGTGGCGCGGCGAGCGCCACCCATACCGCTACCAAGAACACTGTAATGACCATTTGGACGCCGTCTCATTCGAGCTTCGTTGCCACGGATGACATGCGAGGCGATTCAGTTGGTCCCGAGACCATTATCGTTACAATATTGATACCACAACCGGTGTCCGAAATGAAGGGTTCCAGCAAATACGCACCGGAACCCCATCGGTTATTCGGCAAGCCCCGAGCAAACCAGAATCTCGCCGGTCTCGGTGTGGGTGGCTTTCGGCTCGGTAGTCGACGTCAGTCGAGATAGTCGCGCAGTACCTGCGACCGCGACGGGTGTCGCAGCTTGGACATCGTCTTGGATTCGATCTGCCGGATCCGCTCTCGGGTCACGCCGTACACCTGCCCGATCTCGTCCAACGTGCGCGGTTGGCCGTCGGTGAGGCCGAAGCGCAACCGAACCACCCCGGCCTCCCGCTCGGACAAGGTTTCCAGGACCGACGCCAGCTGGTCCTGGAGCAGGGTGAAGCTCACCGCGTCCACCGCCACGACGGCTTCGCTGTCCTCGATGAAATCGCCGAGCTGAGAATCGCCCTCGTCACCGATGGTCTGGTCCAGCGAGATCGGTTCCCGGGCATATTGCTGGATCTCCAGCACCTTCTCCGGGGTGATGTCCATTTCCTTGGCGAGCTCTTCCGGGGTCGGCTCGCGACCCAGGTCCTGGAGCAACTCGCGCTGGATCCGCCCCAGCTTGTTGATCACCTCGACCATGTGTACCGGGATGCGGATCGTGCGGGCCTGATCGGCCATCGCCCGGGTGATCGCCTGCCGGATCCACCAGGTCGCGTAGGTGGAGAACTTGTAGCCCTTGGTGTAGTCGAACTTCTCGACCGCGCGGATCAGGCCCAGGTTGCCTTCCTGGATCAGATCCAGGAACGCCATTCCGCGGCCGGTGTAGCGCTTGGCCAGGGATACGACCAGTCGCAGGTTGGCCTCCAGCAGGTGGTTCTTCGCGCGGTTGCCGTCCCGGCAGATCCACTGCAGATCACGACGCTGGGCGACCGGCAGCTTTTCTCCGCGCTCGGTGTACTCGCGCATCTTCTCGGTGGCGTAGAGCCCGGCCTCGATCCGCTTGGCGAGCTCGACCTCTTCTTCGGCATTGAGCAGCGCTACCTTGCCGATCTGTTTGAGATACGCGCGCACCGAG
Above is a genomic segment from Skermania piniformis containing:
- a CDS encoding RNA polymerase sigma factor, which gives rise to MVATNTRKAIDPEPVVPTEPAENGKRAPRKAAAKKAPAKRAAAKTAAPARKTATKAAKAATKRATKPAGTNDDPETAELADEAVDLGDFEIADGDLATDGEGAADTEAVTEEAEDEEQVEEPTSADKASGDFVWDEEESEALRQARKDAELTASADSVRAYLKQIGKVALLNAEEEVELAKRIEAGLYATEKMREYTERGEKLPVAQRRDLQWICRDGNRAKNHLLEANLRLVVSLAKRYTGRGMAFLDLIQEGNLGLIRAVEKFDYTKGYKFSTYATWWIRQAITRAMADQARTIRIPVHMVEVINKLGRIQRELLQDLGREPTPEELAKEMDITPEKVLEIQQYAREPISLDQTIGDEGDSQLGDFIEDSEAVVAVDAVSFTLLQDQLASVLETLSEREAGVVRLRFGLTDGQPRTLDEIGQVYGVTRERIRQIESKTMSKLRHPSRSQVLRDYLD